In Campylobacter sp., the DNA window AAACTTCCAAGTAACGCCTCCCGAGGTGATGGCGAAGATGAGCGCTTTCATCCAAGAAGTAACCCGAAAAATGGGGCTTGATAAGAGCGGATACCGTCTCGTTTGCAACTGCGGCGAAAACGGGGGCCAGGAGGTGATGCATTTGCACTTCCATATCCTGGGTGGAATGAAGCTGCCGTGGGACCGCGTAAGCGACCGAAATACCGAAGAGAATTTTTAAGGCTCGAACCAAATTCTATTAAAATCAAAATTCCGTGAAATTGTAAAATTTTACGGAATTTGCGAAATTCTTTGAAATTTTTAAAATTCCGCTTCATTTATAAGCACCGGGACTTTAAAAATAATCAAAATAGTAAAACTACAAGCCAAAAAATTTATCATCAGATGCTAAAAAGAAATATAAATTTATCACAGACGATCTCTTAGCAAATGCCATTCTTGAGCTACAAAGCCTTAGTTCTTAGAATTTTTACAGCTATAAAATTTGAAATCGGCAAGGGAATTTTAACGACGCGGCAAAATTTTAAATGAAACCGAGCTTTATAAAAAGAGTTATACTTTTACATGGCGAATGAGTTAAATTTCAACGATATGAAATTTAAAACCTACATGAATTTTACTTTAAATGAGCAACTCTACTTCAATTTTCAAGCAAGATTTAAAATTTTAGTGTGAAATTATAATCTTAGAATTTTAAAATTTTTTGAAATTTAAATATTAACTTTAATAGATTTTAGGGGCATGCGCCCCTAAAAATTTTGAAAGGATTTGCGGGGATTATTTGCTTAGCATTGAGCTTAGCATCCATAGGCGTTTTTCATAATCGCCATAGTGATCCTGCGCAATATTTGAAGTCGTATCGTCGCCCTCTTCTTCGGCTACTTCTTGAAGCTTTTTAAATTCTTTTACCAAATACTCATAGGCTTTTTTAACATCCTCGAGTACCTCAGATACGCTATAGCTGTCTTTTACGCTAATCGGAGCGTCTTTTGAAAGCTCAATTAGATCCTTAGCCTTAGTTACGGCCTTGCCACCTATTTGAAGCGCGCGCTCGGCCATATCGTCGAAGAGCTCGCCCATCTCGTCGTATGCTTTCTCGGTGTAAGCGTGAACCTGCGCGAATTGTAAGCCCTTAACATTCCAGTGATAATCGTGGAATGCAACAAAGAACGCATGAGCGTCCGCCTGAAGTTTGTTTAGTTGTTTTACCGTTTTTGACATTGTGTCTCCTTTATTTAAAATTGCTGTAATTATAGCAAGATTTGCTTAAATTATAATTATACTAAGTAATAAATTTTATCTTTTAGTGAAATTT includes these proteins:
- a CDS encoding histidine triad nucleotide-binding protein; the encoded protein is MNVFEKIVNGEIPCNKVLENDEFLAFHDINPKAPIHILAIPKKCYENFQVTPPEVMAKMSAFIQEVTRKMGLDKSGYRLVCNCGENGGQEVMHLHFHILGGMKLPWDRVSDRNTEENF
- a CDS encoding DNA starvation/stationary phase protection protein; the protein is MSKTVKQLNKLQADAHAFFVAFHDYHWNVKGLQFAQVHAYTEKAYDEMGELFDDMAERALQIGGKAVTKAKDLIELSKDAPISVKDSYSVSEVLEDVKKAYEYLVKEFKKLQEVAEEEGDDTTSNIAQDHYGDYEKRLWMLSSMLSK